A part of Triplophysa dalaica isolate WHDGS20190420 chromosome 17, ASM1584641v1, whole genome shotgun sequence genomic DNA contains:
- the trim65 gene encoding LOW QUALITY PROTEIN: E3 ubiquitin-protein ligase TRIM65 (The sequence of the model RefSeq protein was modified relative to this genomic sequence to represent the inferred CDS: deleted 1 base in 1 codon), which yields MEDHTQCTICYEQFKIPVTLRCGHTFCKECISKFWDGKQRKDQVLQCPMCNHIFETRPLLNRNVSLSMITEAVAASSPVKRDVTTGASVHTEPEELCRRHQKPLVIYCRNDSMCVCYECAVNECKGHDQILVEEERKNREAGLKGKCEEIVKQQEAVERCCLELKENMAETKVSLQQTSQWVIGKFSHLIKVLAEKEEVTQRFLEQQQDVTVLRAEKRLAVLEERQKQLAALQQEITSLCSLPHCQLIKESRLIDVPHFNEVPVDANTCLQEKLNPVTDVLSRVSKLVCEDLERAVQAFAGHEKEGSPHDKRPILAVVPSPASSSSSYPAEREGHRAYHCSLTFDPRTANAHLRLSRGNRRAEHLTSGPRPVPTDKSRFDHTWQVLCFESFKEGQHYWELEVSKPWAYVGVTYPNIPRKEKGKCCMVGMNELSWSLQLDEHQLSAWHAGCKEPVAGRLAANSLSLRIGMLLDYEAGTLTYYQGQVRLHAFHCAFTQELFPACWIGEGVTVTLCEP from the exons ATGGAGGATCACACGCAGTGCACAATCTGCTATGAACAGTTTAAAATCCCAGTGACCCTCCGATGTGGTCACACCTTCTGCAAGGAATGCATCTCGAAATTCTGGGATGGCAAGCAGAGAAAGGATCAGGTCCTCCAATGCCCCATGTGTAATCACATCTTTGAGACGAGGCCTCTGCTCAATCGGAACGTGTCTCTCTCTATGATAACCGAGGCGGTGGCAGCAAGCAGTCCGGTTAAGAGAGATGTTACTACAGGAGCATCCGTTCACACGGAGCCGGAGGAGCTGTGCAGACGTCATCAGAAACCTCTGGTCATTTACTGCAGGAAcgacagcatgtgtgtgtgctatgAGTGTGCGGTGAATGAGTGCAAGGGCCACGATCAGATCTTGGTTGAAGAAGAACGAAAGAACAGAGAG GCAGGATTGAAAGGGAAGTGTGAAGAAATCGTGAAACAGCAAGAAGCTGTTGAGAGATGTTGTCTGGAGCTCAAGGAAAACATGGCCGAAACAAAG GTGTCATTACAGCAGACGTCTCAGTGGGTGATCGGCAAGTTCTCTCATCTGATAAAGGTGTTGGCAGAGAAAGAGGAAGTGACACAGCGTTTTCTGGAGCAGCAGCAAGATGTGACCGTGCTGCGGGCTGAGAAGAGGCTGGCTGTGCTGGAGGAGAGACAGAAGCAGCTCGCAGCTCTTCAGCAGGAGATCACGAGTCTGTGTTCTCTTCCTCACTGCCAGCTCATCAAG GAGTCCAGGCTTATAGATGTCCCACACTTCAATGAAGTTCCTGTGGATGCGAACACATGCCTTCAGGAGAAGCTGAACCCTGTCACAGACGTTCTGTCTCGCGTCTCTAAGCTGGTGTGTGAAGATCTGGAGAGAGCCGTGCAGGCGTTTGCAGGACATGAGAAGGAAG GTTCTCCGCATGATAAGAGGCCCATTCTTGCTGTCGTTCCCAGTCCtgcatcctcatcatcatcgtATCCGGCTGAGAGGGAGGGGCATAGAGCAT ACCATTGCAGCCTGACCTTTGACCCTCGCACCGCCAACGCTCACCTGCGTCTTTCCCGTGGTAACCGTAGGGCGGAGCACCTCACCTCCGGGCCCCGCCCGGTCCCCACCGACAAGTCGCGCTTCGATCACACGTGGCAGGTGTTGTGTTTCGAGAGCTTCAAGGAAGGTCAGCATTACTGGGAGCTGGAGGTGTCCAAACCGTGGGCCTACGTGGGCGTGACGTACCCCAACATCCCACGCAAAGAGAAGGGCAAATGCTGCATGGTGGGCATGAACGAGCTGTCGTGGAGCCTGCAGCTTGACGAACATCAACTGAGTGCTTGGCATGCCGGATGCAAGGAGCCCGTCGCAGGTCGGCTTGCAGCT AACTCGCTGTCGCTGCGCATCGGAATGCTGCTGGACTACGAGGCCGGAACGCTCACCTACTACCAGGGACAGGTGCGTCTGCACGCCTTCCACTGCGCTTTCACACAGGAGCTGTTTCCAGCGTGCTGGATTGGGGAAGGTGTCACTGTTACGCTCTGCGAACCCTGA
- the mrpl38 gene encoding 39S ribosomal protein L38, mitochondrial: protein MALRGAACVLLRTAVDVGFKNLARGVRSTAVLGHRSPPLGPMPNEDIDSGQLDSLEKYRSYTRYVTAVEEADRKEVWWRTYRKHREEQTEEAVKPINIGLPYQRPSRKTEVRERKRLMMENKRNPELERADRLRDFRISVDKVKAEWEKSNGPYHIQRVAEHYGVYKDLFPMAYFVPRVMLRVTYGDNSDAVVHYGNHLTPTQAAQAPQISYEAEENSLWTLLLTSPDEHLMDGEQEYLHWLVGNIPGNAVMSGEEICHYISPFPTRGTGFHRFIFILFKQDGPVDFSTDQRTAPCYCLKQRTFRTLDFYRKHQDVITPAGLAFHQSQWDQSVTDTFHQLFNMREPVFEYERPPVYHPAQKKYPHGQPLRYLDRYRNGTEHTYGIY from the exons ATGGCGCTGCGCGGTGCTGCGTGTGTTCTGCTGCGGACTGCGGTGGATGTGGGCTTTAAAAACCTTGCGAGAGGGGTTCGGTCCACAG CTGTTTTGGGTCACCGGTCCCCTCCTCTGGGTCCGATGCCTAATGAGGACATTGACTCTGGTCAGCTGGACTCTTTGGAGAAATATCGCAGTTACACGCGCTATGTGACCGCAGTGGAGGAGGCCGACCGGAAGGAGGTGTGGTGGAGGACCTATAGGAAACACAGAGAAGAACAGACGGAGGAAG CCGTTAAGCCGATTAACATTGGTCTTCCGTATCAGCGTCCGTCCAGAAAGACAGAggtgagagagaggaagaggttGATGATGGAGAACAAAAGAAACCCTGAGCTGGAAAGAGCCGATCGCCTGCGTGACT TTCGAATATCCGTGGACAAAGTAAAAGCAGAATGGGAGAAGTCAAACGGCCCGTACCACATCCAGAGGGTCGCTGAACACTACGGCGTCTATAAAGATCTGTTTCCCATGGCGTATTTTGTGCCTCGGGTGATGCTGCGTGTGACTTACGGAGACAACAGCGATGCAGTGGTGCATTATGGGAATCACTTAACGCCAACTCAG GCGGCACAGGCACCTCAGATCAGTTATGAAGCGGAGGAGAATTCTCTCTGGACGCTGTTACTAACCAGCCCAG ATGAACACCTGATGGACGGTGAACAGGAGTATCTCCACTGGCTGGT TGGGAATATCCCTGGAAATGCGGTTATGTCAGGAGAAGAGATCTGTCATTACATCAGTCCATTTCCTACCAGAGGAACAGGCTTTCACAGATTTATCTTCATCCTGTTTAAACAAGACGGCCCGGTGGATTTCAGCACCGACCAGCGAACCGCCCCATG TTATTGTCTGAAGCAGCGGACTTTCCGAACATTGGACTTCTACAGAAAACATCAGGATGTCATTACTCCCGCCGGTCTGGCCTTCCATCAGAGTCAGTGGGACCAGTCGGTGACAGACACATTTCATCAGTTATTCA ATATGAGAGAGCCTGTGTTTGAATATGAAAGACCACCAGTGTATCACCCAGCCCAGAAGAAATACCCTCATGGACAACCTCTCAGATACCTCGACCGCTACAGGAACGGAACAGAACACACATATGGAATTTATTAA